From Montipora foliosa isolate CH-2021 chromosome 6, ASM3666993v2, whole genome shotgun sequence, a single genomic window includes:
- the LOC138008286 gene encoding chymotrypsinogen A-like isoform X1 codes for MTSIRWNLVGALVVIAAIIWISHNNLYLYVINSLFLSPIKGWLGGAIETYECICSPCDAPYRGQSGCVNLIDSHASLQSSHSSLCYDKWPDCREVANEETCKTNLFVKYRCQKSCGFCGGPKPPPTQISPEPPIPTDGPPKPPVPPLPHGPCGIKPESRIVGGTKARPGDWPWQAMLRSPRGSSFCGGTLIAAQWVLTASHCVSRKRPRDLRVRMGAHYKRGNDPGVDQDFEIERIIMHKQYKKPFGMSHDIALLKLSTSAQLNKRVALACLPEKSVDLPIDDISKKCWITGWGTLSSGGSTASELMQAQVPLVSKERCLKSYPRRIHDSMLCAGYDEGGIDTCQGDSGGPLVCRYNGKWHVEGATSWGHRCAKKGYFGVYANVRYLLNWIREMMATY; via the exons ATGACATCAATAAGGTGGAATTTGGTTGGAGCACTGGTTGTCATAGCCGCAATCATCTGGATTTCGCACAACAATTTGTACCTGTACGTTATAAATAGCCTTTTTCTGTCTCCTATTAAAG GCTGGCTTGGTGGAGCAATCGAAACATATGAATGTATATGTTCACCGTGCgacgcaccttaccgtggccaatcaggatgtgtgaatttgattgacagtcatgcctccttgcaaagttcgcacagtt CCCTGTGTTATGACAAATGGCCTGACTGCCGAGAGGTTGCAAACGAAGAAACTTGTAAAACAAACCTTTTCGTTAAATACAGATGCCAAAAGAGTTGCGGATTTTGTGGAG GTCCCAAGCCTCCGCCGACGCAGATATCTCCAGAACCACCAATCCCAACTGATGGACCACCGAAGCCACCTGTGCCACCCCTCCCCCACG GACCCTGTGGGATAAAACCAGAATCCCGAATCGTTGGTGGAACCAAGGCTCGTCCCGGCGATTGGCCATGGCAGGCCATGCTAAGAAGTCCACGGGGTTCTAGTTTCTGTGGTGGGACTTTGATTGCAGCCCAGTGGGTTCTTACTGCTTCCCATTGTGTGTCAAGAAAAAGGCCACGTGATTTACGGGTCAG AATGGGAGCCCATTACAAAAGAGGAAACGACCCGGGAGTGGATCAAGACTTTGAGATTGAAAGAATCATCATGCATAAACAATACAAGAAGCCATTTGGAATGAGTCACGACATCGCCCTATTGAAACTCAGTACCTCTGCACAGCTGAACAAACGCGTTGCTCTCGCTTGTCTGCCGGAAAAATCAGTGGACCTGCCTATCGATGATATCTCCAAGAAATGCTGGATAACAG GTTGGGGAACACTATCTTCAGGAGGGTCTACAGCTAGCGAACTCATGCAAGCACAGGTACCATTGGTCTCCAAAGAGCGCTGTCTCAAAAGTTACCCCAGACGGATCCATGACTCAATGCTGTGCGCAGGATATGACGAGGGAGGAATAGATACATGTCAAGGTGATAGTGGAGGACCCTTGGTATGCAGGTATAATGGCAAATGGCATGTTGAAGGCGCCACAAGCTGGGGACACAGATGCGCCAAAAAAGGTTACTTTGGGGTGTATGCTAATGTCCGATACCTGCTTAACTGGATTCGTGAAATGATGGCAACTTACTAG
- the LOC138008286 gene encoding chymotrypsinogen A-like isoform X2: MKLPFGARLIIVTLFGLEINALCYDKWPDCREVANEETCKTNLFVKYRCQKSCGFCGGPKPPPTQISPEPPIPTDGPPKPPVPPLPHGPCGIKPESRIVGGTKARPGDWPWQAMLRSPRGSSFCGGTLIAAQWVLTASHCVSRKRPRDLRVRMGAHYKRGNDPGVDQDFEIERIIMHKQYKKPFGMSHDIALLKLSTSAQLNKRVALACLPEKSVDLPIDDISKKCWITGWGTLSSGGSTASELMQAQVPLVSKERCLKSYPRRIHDSMLCAGYDEGGIDTCQGDSGGPLVCRYNGKWHVEGATSWGHRCAKKGYFGVYANVRYLLNWIREMMATY, encoded by the exons ATGAAGCTACCATTTGGCGCTAGGCTGATAATAGTGACATTGTTTGGTTTGGAGATTAACG CCCTGTGTTATGACAAATGGCCTGACTGCCGAGAGGTTGCAAACGAAGAAACTTGTAAAACAAACCTTTTCGTTAAATACAGATGCCAAAAGAGTTGCGGATTTTGTGGAG GTCCCAAGCCTCCGCCGACGCAGATATCTCCAGAACCACCAATCCCAACTGATGGACCACCGAAGCCACCTGTGCCACCCCTCCCCCACG GACCCTGTGGGATAAAACCAGAATCCCGAATCGTTGGTGGAACCAAGGCTCGTCCCGGCGATTGGCCATGGCAGGCCATGCTAAGAAGTCCACGGGGTTCTAGTTTCTGTGGTGGGACTTTGATTGCAGCCCAGTGGGTTCTTACTGCTTCCCATTGTGTGTCAAGAAAAAGGCCACGTGATTTACGGGTCAG AATGGGAGCCCATTACAAAAGAGGAAACGACCCGGGAGTGGATCAAGACTTTGAGATTGAAAGAATCATCATGCATAAACAATACAAGAAGCCATTTGGAATGAGTCACGACATCGCCCTATTGAAACTCAGTACCTCTGCACAGCTGAACAAACGCGTTGCTCTCGCTTGTCTGCCGGAAAAATCAGTGGACCTGCCTATCGATGATATCTCCAAGAAATGCTGGATAACAG GTTGGGGAACACTATCTTCAGGAGGGTCTACAGCTAGCGAACTCATGCAAGCACAGGTACCATTGGTCTCCAAAGAGCGCTGTCTCAAAAGTTACCCCAGACGGATCCATGACTCAATGCTGTGCGCAGGATATGACGAGGGAGGAATAGATACATGTCAAGGTGATAGTGGAGGACCCTTGGTATGCAGGTATAATGGCAAATGGCATGTTGAAGGCGCCACAAGCTGGGGACACAGATGCGCCAAAAAAGGTTACTTTGGGGTGTATGCTAATGTCCGATACCTGCTTAACTGGATTCGTGAAATGATGGCAACTTACTAG
- the LOC138008285 gene encoding TELO2-interacting protein 2-like isoform X1 has product MADKVTESEFGKMLRIVLNDDKFNEVKALLEEADLLVLVNEKYRDWLKSQNNLQSCENDQDELKQREKIVAIFEKLVECCQTNISDREGWTEEEIVNYKKQSSVVLTACQCLLYSLWKKLNQIDTGNPHSYRKFLMKKIACCLVSLCAANLEEHSWSSTDSRLTAHELLSFICTHCQCSSISELLSGDAEFNSGSKCTHQDTSASEDTSTVGLVFPSGLFRLVLDFLRPHLLKETWKKSPIAYHALVWCTMQIKHPFVGDHFPKLMSPLLLLIDDYKVDNKVLGLKCLRHVVENMNSAELQWYGRADVLFEAIQRHLYTSEPSVVKAVHPCLMSILKVVELSPIKPKFGRKTNKFDSTFQIVLSSMEFESKLAMRRAYASHLKNFIEHMGITTLRHFKRLLRVMVSYLEVSDYPNEEARLGILDALHTTMLHAWPRIPHHSLPILKCLLKLLVDLTDSAPHLTAQAYQQLRAKTSDCLLVLLICCGTPVQEQLRELTKGVGHSEVEDCVTNVLGEFEGEKTDVSSFREQDVI; this is encoded by the exons ATGGCAGACAAAGTCACAGAAAGCGAATTTGGTAAAATGCTGAGGATTGTTTTAAATGATGACAAATTCAATGAAGTGAAGGCGTTGCTTGAAGAG GCTGATCTGTTAGTGCTTGTCAATGAAAAATACAGGGATTGGTTGAAAAGTCAGAACAATTTACAATCCTGTGAGAATGACCAAGACGAACTTAAACAGAGAGAGAAAATTGTTGCTATTTTTGAAAAGTTAGTTGAGTGCTGTCAAACAAACATCTCAGACCGAGAAG GTTGGACAGAGGAAGAAATTGTTAATTACAAAAAGCAATCTTCTGTTGTATTGACAGCTTGTCAATGTTTGTTATATTCGTTATGGAAGAAGCTTAATCAAATCGACACTGGAAATCCT CATTCTTATCGGAAATTTTTAATGAAGAAAATAGCCTGTTGTTTGGTGTCATTATGTGCTGCAAATTTGGAGGAACATTCATGGTCAAGTACAGATTCAAGGCTCACAGCTCATG AACTACTCTCCTTTATCTGCACACACTGCCAGTGTTCATCTATTAGTGAGCTCCTTTCTGGTGATGCTGAGTTTAATTCTGGTAGTAAATGTACACATCAGGATACATCTGCATCAGAAGACACAAGCACAGTGGGCCTGGTTTTTCCTTCAGGGCTGTTCAGACTTGTTCTTGATTTCTTGAGACCTCATCTTCTAAAAGAAACTTGGAAGAAGTCTCCTATAGCATACCATGCATTAGTGTGGTGTACCATGCAAATTAAG caTCCATTTGTAGGGGATCATTTTCCAAAACTGATGTCACCTCTGCTTCTTCTTATAGATGATTACAAG GTGGACAACAAAGTGTTGGGGTTAAAATGTTTGAGGCATGTTGTGGAAAACATG aacTCAGCTGAACTTCAGTGGTATGGAAGAGCTGATGTTCTCTTTGAG GCCATCCAGCGTCATCTTTACACCAGTGAGCCATCTGTTGTGAAGGCTGTTCACCCTTGTTTGATGAGCATTTTGAAAGTGGTTGAACTATCTCCTATAAAACCCAAGTTTGGAAGGAAA ACCAACAAATTTGACAGTACGTTTCAGATTGTCCTGTCATCCATGGAATTTGAAAGTAAACTTGCCATGCGGCGG GCATACGCAAGTCACTTGAAGAATTTTATTGAACACATGGGAATAACTACTTTACGGCATTTTAAG CGGCTTTTGAGAGTTATGGTGTCATATTTGGAGGTCAGTGATTATCCCAATGAAGAAGCCCGTCTGGGGATTTTAGACGCTTTGCATACCACAATGCTGCATGCTTGGCCCAG GATTCCTCATCACAGTTTGCCAATCCTCAAGTGTCTCCTAAAGTTGCTTGTTGACCTAACGGATTCTGCTCCTCATTTAACAGCTCAAG CATATCAGCAGTTAAGGGCAAAAACTTCGGATTGCCTGCTTGTCCTTTTAATATGTTGTGGCACTCCAGTTCAG GAGCAGTTAAGAGAATTAACAAAAGGCGTAGGACACAGTGAGGTTGAAGACTGTGTTACTAACGTTCTAGGAGAATTCGAAGGTGAAAAAACCGATGTTTCGTCCTTCCGTGAACAAGATGTCATATAA
- the LOC138008285 gene encoding TELO2-interacting protein 2-like isoform X2: protein MADKVTESEFGKMLRIVLNDDKFNEVKALLEEADLLVLVNEKYRDWLKSQNNLQSCENDQDELKQREKIVAIFEKLVECCQTNISDREGWTEEEIVNYKKQSSVVLTACQCLLYSLWKKLNQIDTGNPHSYRKFLMKKIACCLVSLCAANLEEHSWSSTDSRLTAHELLSFICTHCQCSSISELLSGDAEFNSGSKCTHQDTSASEDTSTVGLVFPSGLFRLVLDFLRPHLLKETWKKSPIAYHALVWCTMQIKHPFVGDHFPKLMSPLLLLIDDYKNSAELQWYGRADVLFEAIQRHLYTSEPSVVKAVHPCLMSILKVVELSPIKPKFGRKTNKFDSTFQIVLSSMEFESKLAMRRAYASHLKNFIEHMGITTLRHFKRLLRVMVSYLEVSDYPNEEARLGILDALHTTMLHAWPRIPHHSLPILKCLLKLLVDLTDSAPHLTAQAYQQLRAKTSDCLLVLLICCGTPVQEQLRELTKGVGHSEVEDCVTNVLGEFEGEKTDVSSFREQDVI, encoded by the exons ATGGCAGACAAAGTCACAGAAAGCGAATTTGGTAAAATGCTGAGGATTGTTTTAAATGATGACAAATTCAATGAAGTGAAGGCGTTGCTTGAAGAG GCTGATCTGTTAGTGCTTGTCAATGAAAAATACAGGGATTGGTTGAAAAGTCAGAACAATTTACAATCCTGTGAGAATGACCAAGACGAACTTAAACAGAGAGAGAAAATTGTTGCTATTTTTGAAAAGTTAGTTGAGTGCTGTCAAACAAACATCTCAGACCGAGAAG GTTGGACAGAGGAAGAAATTGTTAATTACAAAAAGCAATCTTCTGTTGTATTGACAGCTTGTCAATGTTTGTTATATTCGTTATGGAAGAAGCTTAATCAAATCGACACTGGAAATCCT CATTCTTATCGGAAATTTTTAATGAAGAAAATAGCCTGTTGTTTGGTGTCATTATGTGCTGCAAATTTGGAGGAACATTCATGGTCAAGTACAGATTCAAGGCTCACAGCTCATG AACTACTCTCCTTTATCTGCACACACTGCCAGTGTTCATCTATTAGTGAGCTCCTTTCTGGTGATGCTGAGTTTAATTCTGGTAGTAAATGTACACATCAGGATACATCTGCATCAGAAGACACAAGCACAGTGGGCCTGGTTTTTCCTTCAGGGCTGTTCAGACTTGTTCTTGATTTCTTGAGACCTCATCTTCTAAAAGAAACTTGGAAGAAGTCTCCTATAGCATACCATGCATTAGTGTGGTGTACCATGCAAATTAAG caTCCATTTGTAGGGGATCATTTTCCAAAACTGATGTCACCTCTGCTTCTTCTTATAGATGATTACAAG aacTCAGCTGAACTTCAGTGGTATGGAAGAGCTGATGTTCTCTTTGAG GCCATCCAGCGTCATCTTTACACCAGTGAGCCATCTGTTGTGAAGGCTGTTCACCCTTGTTTGATGAGCATTTTGAAAGTGGTTGAACTATCTCCTATAAAACCCAAGTTTGGAAGGAAA ACCAACAAATTTGACAGTACGTTTCAGATTGTCCTGTCATCCATGGAATTTGAAAGTAAACTTGCCATGCGGCGG GCATACGCAAGTCACTTGAAGAATTTTATTGAACACATGGGAATAACTACTTTACGGCATTTTAAG CGGCTTTTGAGAGTTATGGTGTCATATTTGGAGGTCAGTGATTATCCCAATGAAGAAGCCCGTCTGGGGATTTTAGACGCTTTGCATACCACAATGCTGCATGCTTGGCCCAG GATTCCTCATCACAGTTTGCCAATCCTCAAGTGTCTCCTAAAGTTGCTTGTTGACCTAACGGATTCTGCTCCTCATTTAACAGCTCAAG CATATCAGCAGTTAAGGGCAAAAACTTCGGATTGCCTGCTTGTCCTTTTAATATGTTGTGGCACTCCAGTTCAG GAGCAGTTAAGAGAATTAACAAAAGGCGTAGGACACAGTGAGGTTGAAGACTGTGTTACTAACGTTCTAGGAGAATTCGAAGGTGAAAAAACCGATGTTTCGTCCTTCCGTGAACAAGATGTCATATAA
- the LOC138008290 gene encoding uncharacterized protein yields MAATLAKVVTKLAVGGFALYGLSEVLSSQDNTIRNISMLDSKTRENIPVTVSLPEMPSQTKIKHSWNSGVQWVFSGLEQAPNSAWELGTRGAHNAKSFVEEQLK; encoded by the exons ATGGCGGCGACGCTTGCAAAGGTTGTGACGAAGTTAGCGGTTGGAGGTTTCGCTTTGTACGGCTTGTCAGAAGTGTTAAGCTCGCAAGATAATACAATAAGAAATATTTCAATGCTAGACAGCAAAACGCGTGAGAATATACCCGTAACTGTTAGTTTGCCTGAG atgccatctcaaacaaaaataaaacactcATGGAACAGTGGTGTACAGTGGGTATTCAGTGGACTGGAACAGGCACCAAATTCTGCATGGGAGCTGGGAACAAGAGGGGCTCATAATGCCAAGAGTTTTGTTGAAGAACAGCTAAAATGA